A single Paenibacillus sp. FSL R5-0517 DNA region contains:
- a CDS encoding ATPase, T2SS/T4P/T4SS family has translation MTDSTHRILDREEQFQMMRREVRAGLDLTSSAGDDELWQGIERKVLTDPKLDDLTSGERHTLVQRLFDSFRGLDILQPLVDHPDITEIMINSHKEIFVEQEGEVSQITLEFESRERLEDIIQMIVSGVNRIVNESSPIVDARLKDGSRVNIVLPPIALKGPTMTIRKFPSEPMKMSDLIEKGALHEEAAELLQQLVRSKYNIFIGGGTGSGKTTFLNALSQFIPADERIITIEDSAELQIVTVPNLVSLETRNANTEGKGQISIRDLIKSSLRMRPNRIVIGEVRGAEALDMLQAMNTGHDGSLSTGHANTISDMISRLETMVLSGADLPITVVRQQISSAIDIFVHLSRLRDRSRRVTEISEVIGMQNGEVLLNPLFRFQEQEEREGKIIGGLIQVGKLNQVDKIQMAGLGEWLDGYIEQYSTESDSSDNNVN, from the coding sequence ATGACGGATTCAACCCATAGAATACTGGATCGTGAAGAACAGTTTCAGATGATGCGCAGGGAAGTCAGAGCTGGGCTCGATTTAACCTCTTCAGCAGGAGATGATGAACTGTGGCAAGGGATAGAACGCAAAGTTCTCACCGACCCGAAGCTGGATGATCTGACCTCAGGAGAGCGTCACACGCTGGTACAGCGATTGTTTGACTCCTTTCGTGGATTGGATATTTTGCAGCCACTTGTGGATCATCCCGATATTACGGAAATTATGATCAATAGTCACAAGGAGATTTTTGTGGAGCAGGAAGGTGAAGTCAGCCAGATCACCCTTGAATTTGAGTCCAGGGAACGGCTTGAGGATATTATTCAGATGATTGTGTCTGGTGTAAACCGGATTGTGAATGAGTCTTCGCCAATCGTAGATGCCCGTTTAAAGGATGGTTCACGGGTCAATATCGTGTTGCCTCCCATTGCCTTGAAAGGCCCCACGATGACGATTCGTAAATTCCCCAGTGAACCGATGAAGATGTCCGATCTGATTGAAAAGGGAGCCCTGCATGAAGAAGCGGCAGAATTATTGCAGCAATTGGTACGGAGCAAATATAACATCTTCATTGGAGGGGGGACCGGATCGGGAAAAACGACCTTCCTGAACGCACTATCCCAGTTTATCCCTGCCGATGAGCGGATTATTACCATTGAGGATTCGGCTGAGTTACAGATTGTTACGGTACCCAATCTGGTGTCACTGGAAACGCGGAATGCCAATACCGAAGGCAAGGGGCAGATATCCATTCGGGATCTGATCAAGTCTTCCTTACGGATGCGTCCGAATCGGATTGTGATTGGTGAGGTAAGGGGCGCAGAAGCGCTGGATATGTTACAGGCCATGAACACAGGTCATGATGGATCTTTATCAACTGGGCACGCGAATACCATCTCGGACATGATTAGCAGACTGGAAACGATGGTGCTCAGTGGTGCGGATCTCCCCATTACGGTTGTAAGGCAGCAGATTAGTTCAGCAATTGATATTTTTGTACATCTGTCCCGGCTACGAGATCGCTCACGGCGGGTGACAGAGATTAGTGAAGTGATTGGCATGCAGAACGGTGAGGTTTTGCTGAACCCACTGTTTCGTTTTCAGGAGCAAGAAGAGCGTGAAGGCAAAATTATTGGTGGACTAATACAGGTTGGAAAGTTGAATCAGGTGGATAAAATTCAGATGGCTGGGCTCGGAGAATGGCTGGATGGATACATAGAACAATATAGTACGGAATCGGATTCATCAGATAACAACGTGAATTAA
- a CDS encoding thiol-disulfide oxidoreductase DCC family protein, whose product MTANQTDVHQGHPIVLVDGVCHFCQGLTKWIIKRDPEGKYHFASLQSDVAKELLVKGNLSTDSMDTFVLIENGKYYTRSTAALRLAKGLKFPYPLLYVFIIVPKFIRNAVYNWVARNRYRWFGKDEACMLPTPEIKDRFL is encoded by the coding sequence ATGACAGCAAATCAAACGGATGTGCATCAGGGACATCCCATCGTACTGGTGGATGGCGTCTGTCACTTCTGCCAGGGCTTAACCAAATGGATTATCAAACGTGACCCGGAAGGGAAATATCATTTTGCTTCGCTCCAATCGGATGTGGCCAAGGAACTGCTGGTAAAGGGCAACCTGTCGACAGACAGTATGGATACTTTTGTTCTGATTGAGAATGGAAAATACTATACACGTTCAACGGCCGCACTGCGATTAGCTAAAGGTCTGAAGTTTCCTTATCCATTGTTATATGTGTTCATTATTGTACCGAAATTTATTCGCAATGCAGTCTATAACTGGGTTGCTCGCAACCGTTATCGCTGGTTTGGCAAGGATGAAGCATGCATGTTGCCTACCCCGGAGATCAAAGATCGATTTTTATGA
- a CDS encoding type II secretion system F family protein translates to MLTDYTVYTLSRRQQMVCMLISGLLFFGIGILFYHHWLAGAILAAGCIWVPKHWTKVLLERKRMTLSLHFKQALYALSSALAAGKSVENGFKESVEDLRMLNPEADTDLIREFTILRTRMEYGQPIEEALQDFSDRAQIEDITNFADVFITCKRTGGDLVEVVRRTSAVIGEKLDIQQDIMVAVAQKKFESKVMFSAPFIFLIFLNLTAKDFMEPLYSGMGYLISTGALAVLACCYLWINRIMDIKV, encoded by the coding sequence ATGTTGACGGATTACACCGTATATACACTTTCCCGGAGACAGCAAATGGTCTGTATGCTGATTAGCGGTCTGTTGTTTTTTGGCATCGGAATTCTGTTCTACCATCACTGGTTGGCTGGGGCAATCCTGGCTGCAGGTTGTATATGGGTACCAAAACATTGGACTAAAGTGCTGCTGGAACGAAAAAGAATGACACTCAGTTTACATTTTAAACAAGCATTATATGCATTATCTTCGGCACTTGCCGCCGGAAAATCGGTGGAAAATGGATTCAAGGAATCCGTAGAGGATCTGCGAATGTTGAACCCGGAAGCAGATACCGATCTGATTCGTGAGTTCACGATATTGCGAACACGGATGGAGTATGGACAACCGATTGAAGAGGCACTACAGGACTTTTCGGATCGGGCACAGATTGAGGACATTACGAACTTTGCAGATGTGTTCATTACTTGTAAACGAACGGGCGGGGATCTGGTTGAAGTCGTGCGCCGCACCTCGGCTGTTATCGGGGAAAAGCTGGATATTCAGCAGGATATTATGGTCGCAGTGGCACAGAAGAAATTTGAATCCAAGGTCATGTTTTCAGCTCCATTTATTTTTTTGATATTTCTCAATCTGACCGCCAAGGACTTTATGGAGCCATTATATAGCGGGATGGGATATCTCATCTCTACTGGTGCACTTGCAGTGTTAGCCTGCTGTTATCTGTGGATTAATCGCATTATGGATATCAAAGTATAA
- a CDS encoding TadE/TadG family type IV pilus assembly protein: MNSSRILRLKKEEGSFTVEASLIFPVVLFILVLLLFFTMYMYQKTFLNQHAYAASERAAYSWDNSHKQAMTGEFVAGEHDNLYWRLTDDRMLGALFGWAGADNQVSVSIPAGEGGSLSEQKLAQAVQHMPSAMKGTIEYQNSLIQRKITTKLEQVISLPLPSFLFDSGNRVLTQGSSAVVEPVEFIRTVDLVRYYAAKFKGKGGAATSTAAEAGQVVQHFGKSKK, from the coding sequence ATGAATTCTTCCCGAATTCTTAGGCTGAAAAAGGAAGAAGGGAGCTTCACCGTTGAAGCCTCCCTGATCTTCCCTGTTGTGCTGTTTATTTTGGTGTTACTGCTATTCTTCACCATGTACATGTATCAAAAGACATTCCTGAATCAACATGCCTATGCAGCTTCCGAACGTGCAGCTTATAGCTGGGACAACAGTCACAAACAGGCGATGACAGGTGAATTCGTCGCTGGGGAACATGACAATCTTTACTGGAGACTGACGGATGATCGGATGCTCGGAGCACTGTTTGGCTGGGCGGGAGCGGACAACCAGGTTAGCGTTTCAATACCTGCTGGTGAAGGCGGAAGTCTCTCGGAACAGAAATTGGCACAAGCAGTTCAACATATGCCCTCAGCCATGAAAGGCACGATTGAGTATCAGAATTCTCTGATTCAGCGAAAAATAACGACCAAGCTGGAACAAGTGATTTCTTTGCCTCTGCCTTCCTTTTTGTTTGATTCAGGGAACCGGGTTCTAACTCAAGGATCATCCGCAGTTGTTGAACCGGTGGAATTCATTCGAACGGTAGATTTGGTCCGTTATTACGCAGCCAAGTTTAAAGGCAAGGGTGGTGCGGCGACCAGTACAGCGGCAGAGGCTGGACAGGTTGTGCAGCATTTTGGCAAAAGCAAAAAATGA
- a CDS encoding VOC family protein, translated as MIEYAHIHHVSLAVRDLEVAKKFYSGLLGMQEIERPAFRSTGTWYAIGSQQLHLLQHPEGHTLREAGIDTTDGHFAIWVTSYSGTIAWLEQQGIEYEARPDSVAGFAQIFVLDPDRNIIEFDSPYES; from the coding sequence ATGATCGAATATGCACACATTCACCATGTTAGTCTGGCTGTACGAGATCTGGAAGTCGCGAAAAAATTCTATTCGGGGTTACTGGGAATGCAGGAGATTGAACGTCCGGCTTTTCGCTCCACAGGTACATGGTATGCCATCGGTAGCCAGCAGCTTCATCTGTTACAGCACCCGGAGGGTCACACGTTACGTGAGGCTGGGATTGATACAACGGACGGCCACTTTGCGATCTGGGTGACCAGTTATTCAGGGACTATCGCTTGGCTGGAGCAGCAGGGAATTGAGTACGAAGCCAGACCTGATAGTGTAGCGGGATTCGCGCAGATTTTTGTACTTGATCCCGACCGTAACATTATTGAGTTCGATTCACCCTATGAATCCTAA
- a CDS encoding type II secretion system F family protein, producing MLLPVIVAGMLGAGWLVLDRTRGQTYRHLRKLDMEGLRLKKLHSPFLFILDKFEIGRRLPVLMFRMQHAIQKMYGIQHSGEKTMLYCAEMLTYTWLMLLAGCLLTLVGDMGIGGMVGGLALGIALPFALYKDLNTKVQRRDQDILMELPELLNRIVLLVGAGETVQRAIVHCVTSQGERDHPLYNELRKTVGDWNNGYSFQQSFEQFSRRCGVQEVTIFTTTVLLNFRRGGGDFVLALRDLSHVLWEKRKAVSRAKGEQASSKLVFPMVLIFFTIVVMIGTPAFMMMNM from the coding sequence ATGCTGCTTCCCGTTATAGTCGCAGGGATGCTCGGAGCGGGATGGCTGGTACTGGATCGAACCCGGGGACAGACCTACCGGCATCTGCGCAAACTGGATATGGAAGGATTACGACTGAAGAAATTGCATAGCCCATTCCTGTTCATACTGGACAAGTTCGAGATTGGACGCAGATTGCCTGTGCTCATGTTTCGAATGCAACATGCCATTCAGAAAATGTATGGCATACAGCACAGTGGGGAGAAAACGATGCTCTATTGCGCTGAAATGTTAACCTACACGTGGCTTATGTTACTGGCAGGTTGTTTGTTAACACTTGTTGGAGATATGGGCATCGGAGGTATGGTGGGTGGACTGGCATTAGGAATAGCTTTACCTTTTGCACTCTATAAAGACCTCAATACCAAGGTCCAGCGGAGAGATCAGGACATCCTTATGGAGCTGCCCGAGCTATTGAACCGAATTGTTCTATTAGTAGGCGCCGGGGAGACCGTTCAGCGTGCCATCGTCCACTGTGTCACAAGCCAGGGGGAACGAGATCATCCGCTGTACAACGAACTCAGAAAAACCGTGGGAGATTGGAATAATGGCTACTCGTTTCAACAATCATTTGAACAGTTCAGTCGCCGCTGCGGTGTGCAGGAAGTGACGATCTTTACAACAACGGTGCTGCTGAATTTCCGGCGTGGGGGAGGTGACTTTGTATTGGCGCTGCGGGATCTGTCACATGTGTTGTGGGAGAAACGCAAGGCTGTCAGTCGGGCGAAGGGAGAACAGGCTTCTTCCAAACTGGTGTTTCCGATGGTACTTATCTTTTTTACAATTGTGGTCATGATCGGGACACCTGCTTTTATGATGATGAATATGTAG
- a CDS encoding DUF6612 family protein encodes MKKWTTLFIGALLAVSLAACGNDTDNTATPPATNNETSNEGNTPAEQETKIPTLDELITKTNAATKEMKSFTTEANIDQNLNLDAGEQSQDQQVKTSLKMDIIKDPMMIYQEMKMEMSGQEAQNVKQYITSDKIYSQVGDQWVAIPEAQTAALIEQMKASMNPEGELEQFKKIQEDTEVTEEGDNYVINADVSGDNVKELAKSVMEQNGSDAQMQAMLDQMNITSMKMKYMINKETYLPAGTDVAMVMEMEQNEQKMTMDMKMTSTFSNHDQVEEIKIPQEALDSAK; translated from the coding sequence TTGAAGAAGTGGACTACATTATTTATCGGGGCATTATTAGCAGTAAGCTTGGCAGCATGCGGTAACGACACAGATAATACAGCAACGCCGCCAGCCACTAACAACGAAACATCCAACGAGGGCAATACACCTGCAGAGCAGGAAACAAAGATCCCTACTTTGGACGAACTGATTACCAAAACCAATGCAGCAACGAAAGAAATGAAAAGCTTCACAACTGAAGCAAACATTGATCAGAATCTGAATCTGGATGCGGGTGAACAGTCCCAGGATCAACAGGTTAAAACATCGCTCAAGATGGATATTATCAAAGATCCAATGATGATCTATCAAGAGATGAAAATGGAAATGTCGGGACAGGAAGCCCAGAACGTGAAGCAGTATATCACTTCGGATAAAATCTACTCCCAAGTTGGGGACCAATGGGTTGCGATTCCTGAAGCTCAAACTGCTGCATTAATTGAGCAGATGAAAGCAAGCATGAATCCGGAAGGTGAATTGGAGCAATTCAAAAAGATCCAAGAAGATACTGAAGTAACCGAAGAAGGCGACAATTATGTGATTAACGCTGACGTATCCGGTGATAATGTAAAAGAGTTGGCCAAATCCGTAATGGAGCAAAACGGCTCGGATGCCCAGATGCAAGCGATGCTGGATCAGATGAATATCACCAGCATGAAGATGAAATACATGATCAACAAAGAAACGTATTTGCCGGCAGGTACAGATGTAGCCATGGTCATGGAGATGGAACAGAATGAACAGAAAATGACGATGGACATGAAGATGACCAGTACATTCTCCAACCATGATCAAGTGGAAGAGATCAAGATTCCACAAGAAGCATTGGATAGCGCGAAGTAA
- a CDS encoding Flp1 family type IVb pilin has product MMELMKRKVAGFWKEEDGLGTLELILIIGVIIIIAVIFRKQIEALVTDLLDKVDTKSNEFFPNS; this is encoded by the coding sequence ATGATGGAATTGATGAAAAGAAAAGTAGCTGGATTTTGGAAGGAAGAGGACGGGCTTGGCACGTTGGAGCTGATTCTGATCATTGGGGTTATTATCATTATTGCTGTGATATTTAGAAAGCAAATAGAGGCATTGGTGACTGACCTTCTTGACAAAGTAGACACAAAAAGTAATGAATTCTTCCCGAATTCTTAG
- a CDS encoding ParA family protein, translating to MIVLKVVLVSKDRDYISAWLDFVQGSSSGFHVRFTAFSQGDSFREHMNEQEGRELPDLVIAEPEFLNDWLNNGGEGSGVPWLMLSEGMEEVDEAKRLLKYQPLPALLDAVMHACRQPRRKKVHLPGQETLSIGVVSASGGSGKTAVALHMAKQLGLAGYAVLYLNLETLDSTLPFLEKGLTRSGQRQPDAGTGLSRLLYDLKVGRKESGKQLQALSKDVDGYVVRHEALKSDVFWPLSNRKELLQMTREDTSNLLRYLTDSGQYDMLILDGDSGWDGRSEGVLDTADAFVWLVEDDISAMHRWGQWLQHAERTKPEVYESIMDRSRFVVNKYRDNVINALPRPDLHLDAVLPYIPSWKQLSQEEVLLSSPIFQREVKRLCAMLVQDGEEELKQTGRIQKQDRWAL from the coding sequence TTGATTGTACTGAAGGTTGTTCTGGTTTCGAAGGATAGAGATTACATTAGCGCATGGCTGGATTTTGTGCAGGGGAGCTCGTCTGGTTTTCATGTTCGTTTCACGGCATTCTCCCAGGGGGATTCCTTCAGGGAGCATATGAATGAGCAAGAAGGTCGGGAATTACCGGATCTGGTTATTGCGGAACCGGAGTTTCTGAATGACTGGCTGAATAACGGGGGAGAAGGATCAGGTGTACCTTGGCTGATGCTTAGTGAAGGCATGGAAGAGGTGGATGAGGCCAAGCGGCTGTTGAAGTACCAACCTCTGCCTGCTTTGCTGGATGCTGTGATGCATGCCTGCCGGCAACCACGCCGCAAGAAGGTGCATCTTCCTGGACAAGAAACTCTCTCCATCGGTGTAGTATCCGCTTCGGGTGGAAGTGGCAAAACGGCGGTAGCCCTGCATATGGCGAAGCAACTGGGACTTGCGGGATATGCTGTTCTTTATCTGAATCTGGAGACGTTGGATAGTACGCTCCCTTTTCTGGAAAAGGGACTAACTAGAAGTGGGCAGCGCCAGCCTGATGCGGGGACGGGATTGTCACGCCTGTTATACGATCTGAAGGTGGGCAGAAAGGAATCCGGCAAGCAGTTACAGGCGCTATCTAAGGACGTGGATGGATATGTGGTCCGGCATGAAGCATTGAAATCCGATGTGTTCTGGCCATTATCGAATCGTAAAGAATTGTTGCAAATGACTCGTGAGGATACGTCGAATCTGCTTCGTTATTTAACCGATAGCGGACAATATGACATGCTGATTCTGGATGGGGACTCAGGTTGGGATGGGCGCAGTGAAGGGGTGCTGGATACAGCAGATGCATTTGTCTGGTTGGTTGAGGATGATATATCTGCCATGCATCGATGGGGACAATGGTTGCAGCATGCTGAGCGAACGAAGCCGGAGGTGTACGAAAGTATCATGGACCGATCACGTTTTGTAGTTAACAAATATCGGGACAATGTTATCAATGCACTTCCACGTCCTGATCTGCATCTGGATGCAGTGTTGCCCTATATCCCTTCTTGGAAACAACTCAGTCAGGAGGAAGTCCTGCTTAGTTCACCGATCTTCCAACGTGAAGTGAAGAGATTATGTGCCATGCTGGTACAAGATGGCGAAGAAGAATTGAAGCAGACGGGACGAATTCAGAAGCAGGATCGGTGGGCACTATGA